Part of the Streptomyces antimycoticus genome, GGTTGCTGGGCGATGTGATGCCGCCGGAGAACGCCGCCGCCCTGTACAAGGCCGTCGCGAAGATCCCCGGTGTGACGCGGCAGGAGGACGCGGTGGACGCGGCGGGCCGCCACGGGTTCGCCATCGTCCGCGTCGACAAGCGGACGTGGGTCGCGAACGAGTGGATCTTCGACCGGGACAGCCTCGCCTACCTCGGTGAGCGCGAATACCGGACGAAGGACTTCGCGGCGGGCAAGAAGGGCGACGTCCTGTCGGAGTACGCCCTTTTGGAGCACGGGATCGTCGACCACTACCGCGAGCGGCCGCAGGGCGACGGCACCACGAAGTGACGCCCGTGACGTCCTGAAAGCCGACGCGGCGGGGGTCACCGTACGGTGGCCCCCGCCGCAGGCGTGGATTCCTCAGCGGACCGGGTGCCCCGCGTCCCGCAGCGCGCCCTTGACCTGGCCGATCCGCAGATCGCCGAAGTGGAAGACGGACGCCGCCAGCACCGCGTCGGCACCCGCGGCGACCGCCGGCGGGAAGTCCGCGAGCTTCCCGGCGCCGCCGCTGGCGATGACCGGGATGGTCACATGCTTGCGGACGGCCTCGATCATGGCCGTGTCATAGCCATCCTTGGTGCCGTCCGCGTCCATGGAGTTCAGCAGGATCTCCCCCGCGCCCAGCTCCGCCGCGCGGTGGGCCCATTCGACGGCGTCGATGCCGGTGCCCCGGCGGCCGCCATGCGTGGTGACCTCGTAGCCGGAGGACGTCACCGTGCCTTCGGGACAGCGGCGGGCGTCGACCGAGAGGACGAGCACCTGGCTGCCGAAGCGCTGGGAGATCTCGCGGATGAGCTCGGGGCGGGCGATGGCGGCGGTGTTGACGCCGACCTTGTCCGCCCCGGCGCGCAGCAGCTTGTCGACGTCCTCCGGGGTGCGGACGCCCCCGCCGACCGTCAGCGGGATGAAGACCTGCTCGGCGGTGCGGCGGACCACGTCGTAGGTGGTCTCGCGGTCGCCGGAGGAGGCGGTGATGTCGAGGAAGGTCAGCTCGTCCGCGCCCTCCTCGCCGTAGACCTTGGCCATCTCGACCGGGTCGCCCGCGTCACGCAGATTCTGGAAGTTGACGCCCTTGACGACCCGGCCGTTGTCCACGTCCAGGCAGGGGATGACTCGGACCGCCAGGGTCATGACTGTCGTGCTCCTCGGAATGCTTCCAGTTCGACTTCCACCAGGACGCGCGAGTCGACGAAACCGGACACCACGACCAGCGTCGCGGCCGGGCGCACGGCGTCGAAGAGCTCCTTATGGGCGCGGCCCACTTCGTCCACGTCACGGGCGTGGGTGAGATACATACGGGTGCGGACCACCGATTCGACGCCCAGGTCGAACTTCGTCAGCGCGTCCAGCGCATGGCGGAAGGCGGCGAGCGTCTGCTCGTACGGAT contains:
- the hisF gene encoding imidazole glycerol phosphate synthase subunit HisF gives rise to the protein MTLAVRVIPCLDVDNGRVVKGVNFQNLRDAGDPVEMAKVYGEEGADELTFLDITASSGDRETTYDVVRRTAEQVFIPLTVGGGVRTPEDVDKLLRAGADKVGVNTAAIARPELIREISQRFGSQVLVLSVDARRCPEGTVTSSGYEVTTHGGRRGTGIDAVEWAHRAAELGAGEILLNSMDADGTKDGYDTAMIEAVRKHVTIPVIASGGAGKLADFPPAVAAGADAVLAASVFHFGDLRIGQVKGALRDAGHPVR
- a CDS encoding RidA family protein, translated to MTSPESARRVQTESPWEETIGFARAVEVGDLVLVAGTMPLAERGVLEGEGDPYEQTLAAFRHALDALTKFDLGVESVVRTRMYLTHARDVDEVGRAHKELFDAVRPAATLVVVSGFVDSRVLVEVELEAFRGARQS
- a CDS encoding CU044_5270 family protein, with the protein product MKENGASELEPRSEREVWKSQRVKRINKTGEIHDDEGYSPMYELGGSPAGIDRPTYQWLASLPTDPDVLLKELYRMTEAEDGQEKAQAVFEQIGRLLGDVMPPENAAALYKAVAKIPGVTRQEDAVDAAGRHGFAIVRVDKRTWVANEWIFDRDSLAYLGEREYRTKDFAAGKKGDVLSEYALLEHGIVDHYRERPQGDGTTK